ATTCTTTCATCTCGCACTCCAGCAACGATGACCCGAAAGCCCATATTTCCGATGCCGAGGTAATAGTGAAGGGAAATCTTTCGCAGGCCGACCTCGATAAGGCCAGAAATCTCAGAATGGTTGTCGTTCCCTGGACTGGCGTCGACGGTCTACCTCTTGAACGACTAAAAGAACGTGGTGTCATAGTCTCAAATACCCATGAGAATGCAGAGGTCGTTGCTGAAAGGGCCATAGCTCTGGCCTTGGCTGTTACGGGAAGAGTGGTGGAGCTTCATAATGATCTTTCTCAGGGGGTATGGTTGGGTCGGCCATCCAATAAGGAGGCGACCTGGTACTCTATCATCGGGAAGCGGTGCTCTATTCTCGGTCTAGGCAAGATCGGGCAGGCGATAGCAAAACTGATCAGCGGCTTTGAATGCGAAATAACGGGATTCAAGAGAACGCCCGGCGGCGAGTTCCCTTACGTGAAGCGAGTGACAGACGACATTCAAGATGCCGTTCGGGCCGGTGATCTCGTCTTCGTTGCTCTTCCACTGACGAAAAAGACAGCGGGGATCATCGGTTCCGATCTTCTAAGTCTGATGAAGGGCAAGTACCTGATCAATGTGAGCAGGGGAAAGGTAATCGAGGAGCAGGCACTTTACGATGCGCTGAACAGCGGGACTCTTGCCGGTGCGGCAATAGATGTCTGGTACGATTATCCCTCAAACGATCGGCCTGCAACACTTCCATCGAGATATCCAATTCATAGGTTTTCCAATGTCGTAATGTCACCGCACGTCGGAAGCTGGTCAGTGGAGAGAATGCATTCAATGGTTAATGGCGCCATAAAGAACATCGAGAGCTTTCTTCTAGGGGGACGTCCGGAGGAGGAGATCGATCTTGAC
The Mesotoga infera genome window above contains:
- a CDS encoding hydroxyacid dehydrogenase, which encodes MKILFLNRLDRYWEGKVEGLARAFPEHSFISHSSNDDPKAHISDAEVIVKGNLSQADLDKARNLRMVVVPWTGVDGLPLERLKERGVIVSNTHENAEVVAERAIALALAVTGRVVELHNDLSQGVWLGRPSNKEATWYSIIGKRCSILGLGKIGQAIAKLISGFECEITGFKRTPGGEFPYVKRVTDDIQDAVRAGDLVFVALPLTKKTAGIIGSDLLSLMKGKYLINVSRGKVIEEQALYDALNSGTLAGAAIDVWYDYPSNDRPATLPSRYPIHRFSNVVMSPHVGSWSVERMHSMVNGAIKNIESFLLGGRPEEEIDLDELY